DNA sequence from the Raineyella sp. LH-20 genome:
TGAAGAAGATCGCCGAGCTGGTCGCCCAGGACCTCGACGTCTGACACCGACCTACAACACCGGGTGTATGGGCCCCGGTCACCCCACGGGTGGCCGGGGCCCATCCGTGTCCCGTCCCGGCAGCTGACGGTGCTCGGACCGTCGGTCGGCCCTCAGCAGCCGGCGACCGGCATCACCCCGGGGTCCGGCAGCGGGCGCATCCCCGCCGTGACGTCACCGGGCGCCCCCCAGGCGCCGGACAGCACCACCGTCCCCTGCCCGTCGCGGAAGACGGCCGTCGGCCCGGCGAAGGGTTCGGTCTCCAACCGGTCGTCGGCCGGAGCGCGGGACGTCACCGACACGGCCGGTGCACCCGGCCCGAGCGAGGCGATGCCGGCGGTGGCCAGCGCGGGCACCAGCCCCGAGCCGGTGACCAGCAGCCCGGACAGCGGCCTCGCCAACGGCAGGTGTGGTCGGGTGGTCCGGGCCATGTCCGGGGCGTCGGTCGGCAGCGAGAGCGTCACCACCGATCCGCGCTGCCCCGTCCCGTCGGCGCCGACCCAGCCCTGCGTACGTGCCGGATCGATCCGTTGGCCGGCGTGGGTCCAGGTGACCGCGGGGGTGCACCCGGCATCGCCCACCGTGAGGTCGTCGGCGGTGATCGCCGTCGTCTCGTCGAGCTGCACCCCCAGATGCCAACTGACGGCGCCGGACGGAGTCGAGGCGACCAGGGTGACCAGACCCGCCCGCCAGGCGTTCGGCGCCCAGTCGGCCACCCCGCGCGGCACGTCGGAGGGCTGTTCGTCGCCGTAGAGACGCACCGGGGTGTCGCCCACCATCGCCACCCGGTAGTCGGTGTGCCCGGTGTCCGACAGTCCCCGGTCGGCGGTGCTGCGGTATCCGTGCTCGACGACGAGCTGGCCGTCGGCGACCCGCAGATCCAGCGGACCGTACGCCGCGGCGACGATGCCAAGATCGACCGGCTGCGTCCCGTCGAAGCCGAGGAGGTGCCAGCCGGTGACCGTCGCGTCGCCGATCGAGCACTGCAGCCGGACGACGAGGTAGTCGCGGGCCGGAGCACCGAGCCGCACCCGGCGGGAATCGACCACCTCGGCGTGCGACGGCACCGTGCCGGTCCGGGTCGCCGGGCCGGACTGCACGCCCCAGACCATCGGGGTGTCCAGCGACGGCTTGTCCCAGCCGCAGCCGCCGCGGTAGACGAAGTTGCGATAGGCGATGTCGGACAGCCGCGGAGTCGCGGCCGTGGCGGCCGGTGAGGCGCTGCATCCGGCCACCAGCCCACACACCGCCAGGCCGGCCGTCGCCGCCCGCCATCCTCGCCACCGCATGGGGTCAGCCTAGCGACGTCGCAGACAGGGCAGGATGGGAACATGTCCGACTACCTGCCCTCCCCGGGCCGCCTGCTCGCGCGGCTCCATCCGGTGCTGGTCCGCTGGGGCGTGCTCGCCCTCCATGCCGAACTGCTCGCCGACGGTTCGCCCCGCACCTCCCCCTGGACGCTGCTGCAGGACGGACTCGCCGCCGCGCCCGAGGAGGACTGCTGGGCCACCCTCGTCCATGCGGAGGGTGACCGCGCCCGCCACTACGTGCTGTCGGCGTACGCCCCCGGGGTCGGCGACCCCGGCACGGAGCGTCTCGACTGGCACCTGGCGGGAGCCCCGTCGTGGGTCGGCGCCGACCCGGCACGCCGCTACTCGCTGATCGCCTGGGCCCAGGACGGCACCTGGGAGACCACCCCGCACCGGAGCGGCCGGCTCGATCCGCGCCGCCCGTGGGCCGACCCGGCGGTCGAGCCCTCGCTGGCCACCCTCGTCTCCGACGAGGCGACCGTCGACGCGCTGGCCACCCTGCTGTGGCGGTCCGCCGACGCCTGGTCGTACGACCCGGCCCGGACCTGGGCGGCCGAACTGCTGCCGCTGGCCCGGGTCGCCTGGAACGCCATGGTCGATCCGGACATCGCCCTCGATCCCGGCCTGCTGGCCGACCACTTGGTGGCCCTGTCCGGGCATCTGCGCCGCACCCCGGTCCCCCGGGCCACCGCCGAGCGGACCGCCCGGCTGGCCTACCAGCTGTGGGGACACCTGGCGGGCGAGGCACCGTTGGGCCTGATGTCGCTCAGCATGCCGCCGGCGCCGTACGACACCACCCGGCGCACCATGGAACGCACCGACGTGCTCCCGGTGGAGCAGGCCGCCCACGTCGCCGCCCCGGCCCGTCCGGATCCCGCCGATCCGGAGCTCGCCCAGGCGATCCGCCACACGCTGGCCTGGGCGGTGGCGGCGCTGCGCGATGCGGCCGCCGGCACACCCCGGGACCGGCGTCGCCTCGACGTCGACGAGCACGGTCCGGTGGCGTACGCGCCCGACGGCCGGATCGTCCGGATGACCACCCTCGACCCGGCCCACCTGGTGCTGTCGGTGCACCACCCCGCACCGGCCCCCGAGCCGGGCCTGCTCGGACGGCTGTTCGGCCGGCGCTCCACTCCGGAACCGGAGGCGTCCACGTCCGGGCGTCCGCTGCCACCGACGCCCGGCTGGGTGCCGGTGGAGGAGATCCGGCAGGCGGGCGGGGAGATCCTCGACCTGGACTGGTGCGTCCGCGGCCGGTGGGACTACCGGCGATGGAGCGGCGACTCGGCCGGCGGGTTCGGGATGCCCGGGGCGCTGGAGGCGCTGACCGGGCTGGAGCCGGTGGACCCCACCGAGCTCGACGCCGCCCTGGCCGGGCTGCACCCGGCGACCTCCACCGCACTGGCGGAGGTGACCGCGATGCGGGCGGCGCTCGATCGTTTCCTCGCCGGTGCCGGACCCCTCGCACTGGGTGGACCGGAGGCGTGATAACCGGTGACCGTGCTGGTAGCCTCGCCCCGTGTCCTCCAGCATCTCCCGGCCGGGACCCTGATGCCCGGCTCGGTCAGTCTGGTGGCCACCGCACTCAACGGTGAGCTGCCAGGGGCCGCGACCGTGCACGACGTCGATCTCGAACTCGTCACCGGCCGGCTCACCGTCGTCACCGCGGCCGAGGAACGCACCAGCCGCACCCTGCTGCGCCTGCTGAGCAGCGCCTGCAGCCTCACCTCGGGCCAACTCGTCTATCGTGACCGGCACGGCTCGACCGATCTCGCCCAGGCCTGCGCCCGTGACGTCGTCGCGGTCCGCCGGCGCGGGATCGTCTGCAGCGTCACCCTCCGGCCGCCACATCCGGCCCTCAGCTGCGCCCACGCCGTCGCCGAGCTGGCGCACCGTACGGTCGACGAGGCCGCCTCCGAGCTCGCCGCACTCGGCCACGGTCACGCCGTCGACCTGAGGGTCGGCGACACCCGCGGCTCCGACCGCAGCGTGCTGCCGATCGCCGCAGCCCTGCTGCACCCGGCACCGGTCGTCCTGGTCGATCTCACCAACCACACCACCGACGAGGTCCGAGACCGCCTGGTGGCCCGCGCCCGGCGGGGCGGGGCCGTGCTCGCCGTCACCGACTCCCTGGTCGACGGCCTGCCGGCCAGCGCCCGCACTCGCCTGTTGACGGCCGAGGGCCGCCTGCTCTGAGGAGCCACCGATGCGCCGACCCCTGACCTTGGGCCTGCTGGCCGCGGCCGGCCTGGCCCTGCCGCTGACCGGCTGCGCCACCGGCAGCAGCAGCATGATGGCCACCCCCGTCCCGCAGACGCCCCCACCGGCGACGATGGTGCATCTGGCGGACGTACGGACCGGGATGTGCCTGGACGCCGATCGGCTGCCGAGCGACGGGAAGGTGGCCTACCTGGAGGTGCTGGGTTGCGAGACCGCCCACACCGCCGAGGTCGTCGCCGTCCTCGACGGCGCCACGCCGGCCGCCATCGGCGACCCCTGTGCGGCGGCCTTCCGGGACTACGTCGGCGGCACCCCCGACGACGGCGACGTACGTCAGCTCACCGCGTCGGCGGACGCCTGGCAGTCTCGCCCGGCACCGGCGCCGTCGCTCTGCCTGGCCGTCTCGCCCGATCCGGTCACCGGCTCGGCCCGTGGCACCGGCCGCTGAATCCGCCCGATCAGGTCAGTCGGAGCAGGGAGGTGGCCGTCACCCCGGTGATCATCTCCTGCACCGGGCCGAACTGGCAGGCCTCCACCACCCCGATCGGGTCGGTGTCGCCCATCGGCGCCGGATAGTCGCTGCCCATCAGCACCTGTGCAGGCCCGGCGAACTCCACCAGCTGCCGCAGCTGGAGCGAGTCGAAGGCGGCGGTGTCGTAGTACAACCGCCGCAGCTGGTCGAGAGGTGAGTGGTGCAGCGCCGGCCTCTCACCGAGGCGCTCCCAGCCGCGCTGCAGCAGCCCGCGCACCGACGGCAGGGCACCGCCGCCGTACGCCAGGCAGAGCGGGACGTCGTACGTCTCCAGGATCCCGGCGTGCAGCATCGCCGAGACGCCGGTCGCCACGTCCAGCGCGGCCGCCAACGCACCGTCCCGTCCGGGCGCGGCCACCGGATGCACCAGGGCGAAGGTGCCGCGCTGGGCCAGCAGTTCCCACAACGGGGTGTGCACCGGATCGGTCAGATCGCGTCCCATCCCGCGGGTGGCGAGCACCACCCCGGCCATCCCGAGGTCGTCGAGGCAGTGCCGCACCTCCTCGGCGGCGTCGACCAGGCCGACCGGGACCGCCGCCAGGGCCACCAGCCGGTCCGGTGCCTGCGCGACGAACTCGGCGAGCGTCTCGTTGCTCCGCCGGGTCAGCTCCCGGACGAAGCCGGTGTCGGCGTCCTCCGGGGTGCGCAGGTGCGGGGAGACCGAGACGGCGTGCACCTCGATCCCGGCCTCGTCCATGTACGCCAACCGCGCCGGCACGTCGTACGCCTCGCGGGGGACGTCGGTATCGGCCAGGCCCTGGTCCACCAACCACCGCCACAACGGCTGCGGCAGCGCGTGGGTGTGGACGTCGACCTGGCGAAGTGCTGGATAGCCCGGGCTCATGGTCCCACCGTAGAGCGGCAGCGTCGTTCCGGCAGGTGTTCCGTACGCTCGCCGCAGTATCACGAGAGTTGATCAGATCCAGAAGTTGCCCTAATGTTTCATCTGCAAGCATCTGACAGGAGTCCCATGCAGCACGTCGTCCCCACCCCGCGCCCCGTCGCCGCCGTCGCGGCGATGTCGTGTCGTGCGTGTCGGTGCGGACGAATGCTCCAGCGCTGAGCCCGTCGGCCCCAGCGCCCGGCGCCTCGGCGCGTCCCCGGACGATCCTCATCCCTCTGCTTGTTTCCCAGGAGTCTCCCGTGTCCCTGCACACGATCAGCCATCCCCTCCGTACGTCCCATCCCCTCCGTACGTCCCATCCCCTCCGTACGTCCCAGCTCCCCGTCCTCGACCTCGGCGACCTGCCGCCCGAGGTGCTGCGCACCGTCGTCCGCGACACCGGCGCCTTCTACCTGACCGGCCACGGCATCCGGCCGGAGATCCCAGGGCAACTGCTCGACCTGGCCCGACTGTTCTTCGCCCTGCCGACCGAGGACAAGTCCGCCGTCGACACCGCCCGCTCGGAACAGTTCCGCGGCTGGACCTCCTTCGGCCAGGGGCCGGCCCAGGGCTGGCGCGAGCAGTTCGACCTCGGCGCCGAGCTGCCGGCGATCCCGGCCGCGCGGCGCACCCGCCCCGGCGACTCCCTCGTCGGCCCCAACCAGTGGCCGGTCCGCCTCCCCGCGCTGCGAGACCGGGCACTGTGGTTCCAGGACCGTGCCACCGAGGTCGCCCGGGCGGTGCTGCGGCAACTGGCCGTCGCCCTCGACCTGGACGCCGGCGTGTTCGACCAGGCCTTCGCCGGCGACCCGGCGACCTGGACCTCGTTGGCCCGGGAGACCGGCGAGGACGGCGCCGTCGACCACCCGATCGCCTCGCACACCGATCCCGGCGCGCTCACGCTGCGCTGGATCGACGACTGGACCGAGGGTGACCGGATCCTCGTCGATCACCGGTGGGTGGCCGCCGACCGGGTGCCCGGGGCATTCCTGGTCACTGTCGGCGATCTGCTGGAGGATGTCACCGACGGCTACCTGCGAGCGGCCCCGCACCGGCCGGCACCGGCCACCCGCGAGCGGGTCACCCTCACCTACACGTACGACGCCCCCTACGGGGTGGTGCCCGGAAGGCTGGACCTTCCGGGACACCTCACCGCAGGGGACTGGCCACTGGCCGGCTGATCAGCTGAACCGCGCCTGCAGCTGTTCCTCGATCTCCTCCAGCGACGAGGTCTTCGTCTCGGGGACGACCGTGATGTAGAAGACCAGCGCCACCACGTTGATGGCACCGAAGACGGCGTACGTCCAGGCGGCGCCCAGGTTGGCGATCATCACCGGGAAGGCGAAGGTGACGACGGCGTTCATGATCCACAGGGCGCCGACGGCGAGCCCCTGGGCGACGCCGCGGATGCGGGCCGGGAAGATCTCCGAGACCAGGATCCAGTTGACCGTGCCGGACTGCTTGATGAACACGAACACCGAGACCAGGGCGACGACGACCCACGGCAGGACGGCCGGGACGCCGGCGCCGATGGTGCCGTCGGCAGCCATGTGCGGGGCGATGCCGAGGCCGAACACCAGCGCGAGGGCGAACAGCGACAGGGTCACACCGGTCTCCTGGTAGATGCCGACGTGGCGGCGCATCAGCTTGCCGACCAGCAGGAAGCCGACGGCCGAGCCGATGCAGGACGCGATGCCGGTGACGACGTTGAGGGTGATGGAGTTCGCCGAGGAGAAGCCGGCGGCGTGCAGGATCTTCGGCAGGTAGTACATCGCTGTGTTGATGCCGGTGAGCTGGTCTGGTCGAAGAAGCCGAGGAAGCAGCCGATCACGATGATCCTGCGGGTCCATCGGGTGTTCCAGGCCTGCCGCAGGGTCCACTTCTCCCGCTGTTCCTCCAGCCGGTGCACCTCCACCATCTGCTGGATCTCGCCGGAGACGTCGTCACGGGCGTCGTTGCGGATCCGCTTGAGGGCACCGACCGCCTCGACGTAGTGGCCGTTGGCGGCGTACCAGCGGGAGGACTCCGGCATCATCCGCATGCCGATCCACAGGGCGATCGCCGGGATGGTGGCCAGCACCAGCATGTAGCGCCAGACCGCACCGTTGCCGCCGTCGACGACGAGTCCGGAGACGGTGCTGACGGCGTCCCACGGTGCCCACTGACCGGCGACGACGGTGTGGGTCGGGTCGGCGGCGACCAGCACGCGGGGCCCGCCGTTGGCCGAGGAGAGGGCCGCGTTCATGGTGTAGGCCAGCAACTGGCCGGTGACGATCATGAACTGGTCGACGGCGATCAACGGGCCACGGATCCGCTTCGGGGCGGTCTCCGACAGGTAGATCGGGACGGTGGAGGACGCACCGCCGACGGCCCAGCCGAGCACGAAGCGGAAGGGGTAGAGCACCCACACAGTGGGGGCGAAGGTGCAGCCGAGAGTGCCGACGATGAAGATGATCGCCAGCATCAGGATGTTGTGGCGCCGTCCGTAGCGGTCGGACAGCCGCCCGCCGATCATCGCGCCGAAGGCGGCACCGATGGCGAGGATGCCACCGACCAGCCCCTCTTCGACGGAGTTCAGGTGCAGGCCGCCGGCGACGCTGGGCAGGTACATGTAGGGCAACGCGCCGGCGATCACGCCGGTGTCGTAGCCGAAGAGCAGCGACCCGAAGGTCGCGACCGCCGCCAGCAGGGCGATCGACCGCTTCTTCCCCGAGGCGGGTGTGACACGCACCAGTTCGCGGATGTCGTCGGGCGACGGATCCGATCGCAGGGAACTGATGGGGTCTGATGTGGTCGCCATGAGGCAACCCTCCTTCGTTCACTCGTCGTTGAGTCGGAGCGTCCGGACAGCGCCCTTGGCGCGCTCCAATGCATCCAAAGTAGCCCGGCATGATTCATTTGTCCATACATTTGCGGAAGAAAGTTCTGTCGTACCCGCGGCAAACGGGCGACCAGGCGTACCGACCGGACTCAGTCGCGAGTGGTGGAGCCGCGCACCACCAGCACCGGCGGCACCACGACGTCGGCGGACTCCGTCCGACCGTCGAGGCGCTCGCCGATCAGCTCCACCACCCGGCGGGCCATCTCCGCGGTGCCCTGGTCGATGCTGGTCAGCGACACCCCGGGATAACCGGCGATGGTGGTGTTGTCGAAGCCGGCCACACCGGTGTCGACCCCCGGCTCGAGATCACGCTCGGCAAGGACGCCGAGCACCTGCAAGGCGATCATGTCGTTGTGGCAGCAGAACGCCACCCCCGACCCACGACCGTCCAGCAGCGGGCCGACCACCTCGGTCACCGCGGCGCGATCGACCGAGAGGATGACCGGCAGTCGCCCCTGCTCCGCCATCGCGGCACGGTATCCCTCCAGCCGGAAGCTCGAGGAATCACCCCGTACGCCGCGGTCGAAACCGACGTAGACGACCGGGTCGTAGCCGCACTCGACCAGGTGTCGGGTGAGCCGCTGGGCCCCCTCCCGGTCGTCGGTGTGCACCAGATCCACGGTGTCGGGCCCCAGGTTCCGGGTGACCAGGACGGTGGGCACCTGCCGGCCGACGTCGGCCAGCTCCTCCTCGGCGGCCATCGGCGAGACCAACACCAGCCCGTCGACGTTCATCTGCAGGAACCGGCCGATTGCGACAGCCTCCTCGTGGCGGTCGATGCCGACCGGGGCGATGAAGGGGATCAGCCCGGCGGCCTCGAAGTGTCGGCGCAGCGCCTCCACCAAGTCGGCATGGAAGGGGTTGCCGAGATCGGCCAACACGATGCCGACGAAGCGCGTACGTCGCGCCGCCAGGGCGCGGGCGGCGACGTTGGGTCGATAGCCGAGCTGTTCCATCGCCCGGCGGACGGCGGTACGACTGCGCTCGGACACCCGGGGGTCGTCGAGCACCACCAGCGACACGGTCTGCCGGGACACTCCGGCGAGCCGGGCGACATCGGCCTGGGTCGGCCGGGAGCCGTTCACGGTGACCCCGTCGGTTTCCCCATACGGGCAGCCTACCGTCCCCCGATCGGTGACTTTTGTCACCCGCTCCTGTCATTTGACTATACAAAGTGCGCATCGCTGAGCTAGCCTTTTGGCACGCTCCAAATCGGAGCTCTTCAACGACGAGGAGATGTGAGGACGATGACCTCCACCACGACGCCCACGGTGACCTCCCGGGCTCGCAACACCAACGATCCGCGGTACTCCCGGCTGGCGATCGGGGTCTGCCCCGACCAGTGGGGGGTCTGGTTCCCCCAGGACGACCGGCAGATGGACCCGCGCCGCGCCATGCAGGAGATGGCCGAAGCCGGCTTCGAGATCATCGAGACCGGCCCGTTCGGCTACTTCCCGACCGACCCCAAGGAACTGGCGCGCTGGACCGGCGAGTTCGGCCTCAAGGTCGTCGGCGGCACCGGCTGGGGCATCCTGCACAAGGCCGACGCCTGGGCACAGACCGAGAAGACCTTCCGGGCGATCGCCGAGACCCACGCCGCCGTCGGCGCCGAGTACATCGTCCACCTGCCCCCGCTCTACCGCGACGACAAGACCTGGGAGTGGACCGACGACCGCGTGCTGTCCCCCGAGGCCTGGAAGCTCTACGTCGAGAACGCCAACCGTCTGGGCCAGATCCTGCTCGACGAGTACGGCCTGAAGATGGTGCTGCACCCACACGGCGACTCGCACATCGAGACGCCGGAGGAGATCGCCCGGATCTTCGAGGCGACCGACCCGACGTACGTCAACCTCTGCCTGGACTCCGGCCACATCGTCTACGGCGGTGGCGACCCGGTCGAGTTGGTCCGCTCCTACCCCGACCGCATCACGTACGTGCACATCAAGGCCTTCGACGAGGACATCACCCGGGAGGCCCACGAGAAGGACTGGCCGTTCGGCGAGGCCGTCACCAAGGGCGCTTCGGTCTGCCCGCCCGCGGGTCTGCCCGAGATGCACGCCTTCGTCGACGCCCTGGCGGCACTGGACAAGGACCTCTACTGCATCTGCGAGCAGGACTGCTACCCCTGCGCCCCCGACTTCCCCCAGCAGAACGCCGTCAACATGCGCAGCTACCTGGCCGACTGTGGCCTGGGCCTGAAGTGACCCCGGGCGCGGACCGGAAGGACAACGAACAATGACCGTACGTATCGGACTCATCGGCGCCGGCGGGATGGGCCGCGCCCACGTCGAGCGGATCGAGCAGGAACTGGCCGGCGGACGGATCGTCGCCGTGGCCGACATCGACCTGGCCGGGGCGAAGGCCGTCGCCGAGCCGCTGGGGGCGAAGGCCTACCCGACCGGCGCGGAGCTGATCGCCGATCCCGAGGTGGATGCTGTGCTGATCGCCACCTTCGGCGCGGTGCACGCCCCCGACGTGCTGGCGGCCGTCGAGGCGGGCAAGTACGTGCTCTGCGAGAAGCCGCTGACCACCACGCCGGAGGACGCCCTGCGGATCCTCGAGGCCGAGGAGAAGGGCGGCCGGAAGCTGGTCACCGTCGGCTTCATGCGACGCTTCGACGCCGGCTACAACGACATGCGCGACACGCTCGTCAGCGGCGACCTCGGCTACGCGACGCTGGTGCACTGCCGGCACCGCAACCCCACGGTGCCGGAGGGCTACACCACCCGCAACATGATCGACGACACCGCCATCCACGAGATCGACATCTGCCGGTTCCTGCTCGGCGAGGAGATCACCGCGGTGCGGATCGACACCCCGCGGGCCACCTCGCACCGGTTCGAGCACCTGCAGGACCCGCTGGTGCTGGTCGCCCGGACCGCGTCCGGGGTGCTGATCGACGACGAGGTGAACGTCAACATCCAGTTCGGCTACTCCATCGAGTGCGAACTGGTGATGGAGGCCGGCACCATCCGGCTGGGCGACCAGGAGCACACCGTGGTCCGGGACTCCCTGGGCAACCGCAACGCGATCTGCCGCAGCCACATCGACCGCTTCCACGACGCCTTCAACCAGGAGGTGCAGCAGTGGATCCGTGCGGTCGAGCGCGGCGAGCACACCGGGTCGACCGCATGGGACGGCTACGCCGCCACCTGCGTCGTCGAGGCGGGCCTGGAGTCGCTGGACAACGACGGCATCGAGGTCGCTGTCCGGATGATCGAGAAGCCCGACTTCTACGCCTGACCCACCCCCCATCGACCCCCGGCGGTCTCCCCGACACGTGGCCGCCGGGGGTCTTCCCCGCCCCCCACCGCAGCGACTAGGCTCGACGTCACCCTGACGAAGGAGCCGGGCATGGGGGACGCGCCGCCGTACCGCGTGGCGATCGTGGGAGCGGGGCCGGCGGGCCTGTTCGCCGCCCAGCACCTGGTCACCCAGCACGACGTGCCGGTGCGCGTCGACCTCTTCGACCGGCTGCCCACCCCGTTCGGCCTGCTCCGCTACGGCGTGGCACCCGAC
Encoded proteins:
- a CDS encoding amidohydrolase family protein, whose product is MSPGYPALRQVDVHTHALPQPLWRWLVDQGLADTDVPREAYDVPARLAYMDEAGIEVHAVSVSPHLRTPEDADTGFVRELTRRSNETLAEFVAQAPDRLVALAAVPVGLVDAAEEVRHCLDDLGMAGVVLATRGMGRDLTDPVHTPLWELLAQRGTFALVHPVAAPGRDGALAAALDVATGVSAMLHAGILETYDVPLCLAYGGGALPSVRGLLQRGWERLGERPALHHSPLDQLRRLYYDTAAFDSLQLRQLVEFAGPAQVLMGSDYPAPMGDTDPIGVVEACQFGPVQEMITGVTATSLLRLT
- a CDS encoding 2-oxoglutarate and iron-dependent oxygenase domain-containing protein, which encodes MSLHTISHPLRTSHPLRTSHPLRTSQLPVLDLGDLPPEVLRTVVRDTGAFYLTGHGIRPEIPGQLLDLARLFFALPTEDKSAVDTARSEQFRGWTSFGQGPAQGWREQFDLGAELPAIPAARRTRPGDSLVGPNQWPVRLPALRDRALWFQDRATEVARAVLRQLAVALDLDAGVFDQAFAGDPATWTSLARETGEDGAVDHPIASHTDPGALTLRWIDDWTEGDRILVDHRWVAADRVPGAFLVTVGDLLEDVTDGYLRAAPHRPAPATRERVTLTYTYDAPYGVVPGRLDLPGHLTAGDWPLAG
- a CDS encoding MFS transporter, producing the protein MLHAAGFSSANSITLNVVTGIASCIGSAVGFLLVGKLMRRHVGIYQETGVTLSLFALALVFGLGIAPHMAADGTIGAGVPAVLPWVVVALVSVFVFIKQSGTVNWILVSEIFPARIRGVAQGLAVGALWIMNAVVTFAFPVMIANLGAAWTYAVFGAINVVALVFYITVVPETKTSSLEEIEEQLQARFS
- a CDS encoding MFS transporter, yielding MATTSDPISSLRSDPSPDDIRELVRVTPASGKKRSIALLAAVATFGSLLFGYDTGVIAGALPYMYLPSVAGGLHLNSVEEGLVGGILAIGAAFGAMIGGRLSDRYGRRHNILMLAIIFIVGTLGCTFAPTVWVLYPFRFVLGWAVGGASSTVPIYLSETAPKRIRGPLIAVDQFMIVTGQLLAYTMNAALSSANGGPRVLVAADPTHTVVAGQWAPWDAVSTVSGLVVDGGNGAVWRYMLVLATIPAIALWIGMRMMPESSRWYAANGHYVEAVGALKRIRNDARDDVSGEIQQMVEVHRLEEQREKWTLRQAWNTRWTRRIIVIGCFLGFFDQTSSPASTQRCTTCRRSCTPPASPRRTPSPSTSSPASRPASARPSASCWSAS
- a CDS encoding LacI family DNA-binding transcriptional regulator, with translation MNGSRPTQADVARLAGVSRQTVSLVVLDDPRVSERSRTAVRRAMEQLGYRPNVAARALAARRTRFVGIVLADLGNPFHADLVEALRRHFEAAGLIPFIAPVGIDRHEEAVAIGRFLQMNVDGLVLVSPMAAEEELADVGRQVPTVLVTRNLGPDTVDLVHTDDREGAQRLTRHLVECGYDPVVYVGFDRGVRGDSSSFRLEGYRAAMAEQGRLPVILSVDRAAVTEVVGPLLDGRGSGVAFCCHNDMIALQVLGVLAERDLEPGVDTGVAGFDNTTIAGYPGVSLTSIDQGTAEMARRVVELIGERLDGRTESADVVVPPVLVVRGSTTRD
- a CDS encoding sugar phosphate isomerase/epimerase translates to MTSTTTPTVTSRARNTNDPRYSRLAIGVCPDQWGVWFPQDDRQMDPRRAMQEMAEAGFEIIETGPFGYFPTDPKELARWTGEFGLKVVGGTGWGILHKADAWAQTEKTFRAIAETHAAVGAEYIVHLPPLYRDDKTWEWTDDRVLSPEAWKLYVENANRLGQILLDEYGLKMVLHPHGDSHIETPEEIARIFEATDPTYVNLCLDSGHIVYGGGDPVELVRSYPDRITYVHIKAFDEDITREAHEKDWPFGEAVTKGASVCPPAGLPEMHAFVDALAALDKDLYCICEQDCYPCAPDFPQQNAVNMRSYLADCGLGLK
- a CDS encoding Gfo/Idh/MocA family oxidoreductase; the protein is MTVRIGLIGAGGMGRAHVERIEQELAGGRIVAVADIDLAGAKAVAEPLGAKAYPTGAELIADPEVDAVLIATFGAVHAPDVLAAVEAGKYVLCEKPLTTTPEDALRILEAEEKGGRKLVTVGFMRRFDAGYNDMRDTLVSGDLGYATLVHCRHRNPTVPEGYTTRNMIDDTAIHEIDICRFLLGEEITAVRIDTPRATSHRFEHLQDPLVLVARTASGVLIDDEVNVNIQFGYSIECELVMEAGTIRLGDQEHTVVRDSLGNRNAICRSHIDRFHDAFNQEVQQWIRAVERGEHTGSTAWDGYAATCVVEAGLESLDNDGIEVAVRMIEKPDFYA